The following are from one region of the Coffea eugenioides isolate CCC68of chromosome 2, Ceug_1.0, whole genome shotgun sequence genome:
- the LOC113759520 gene encoding cytosolic sulfotransferase 12-like, whose protein sequence is MSYHKYSVYQPPDLKSQFLMAIPSLTQNSSSYIEGGDEQTLFNKEKEDDSDQILSVLPRERGWLSEHFHLYQGFWCPTIVLKGLLILQKHFRAQPSDILLATYPKSGTTWLKALLFTITNRTCISHPDQNPLLTANPHELVPTLELYAAANPVNPKPPNSLMHTHIPYNSLPESTKSPGCHIVYVYRDPKDVLVSWWHFVNKLKPEAEPRISLAEAFEKFSKGALPFGPYWNHVLGYWKASIEWPERVFFLRYEDLKKEPCFHTKRLAKFLGQPFTTDKEGESLVSKVVEFCSFKNLSNLDVNKTGSHSVVGFRVIENKTFFREGQVGDSQNYLEREMMDHLDQVTEESFKKFHLKAFSSEDDEKSEVSTAM, encoded by the coding sequence ATGTCGTATCATAAATATAGTGTCTACCAGCCTCCAGATCTCAAGTCCCAATTCCTCATGGCAATCCCTTCATTGACCCAAAACTCTTCTTCCTACATTGAAGGTGGTGATGAACAAACATTgtttaacaaagaaaaagaagatgacAGTGATCAAATCCTCTCTGTGCTCCCTAGGGAAAGAGGGTGGTTAAGTGAGCACTTTCACTTGTACCAAGGTTTTTGGTGTCCCACCATAGTTCTCAAGGGACTCCTAATTCTCCAGAAACATTTTCGGGCACAACCAAGTGACATTCTCCTGGCCACATATCCAAAATCGGGAACAACCTGGTTAAAGGCACTTCTTTTTACCATAACAAATCGTACATGTATCAGTCATCCCGATCAAAATCCTTTGCTAACGGCAAACCCTCATGAACTGGTTCCCACGCTGGAATTATATGCCGCCGCGAATCCTGTAAACCCAAAGCCACCCAATTCTCTCATGCACACTCACATTCCTTACAACTCTTTACCAGAATCAACAAAATCTCCAGGCTGCCATATTGTTTATGTTTATCGAGACCCGAAGGATGTGTTAGTGTCATGGTGGCACTTTGTCAacaagctgaaacccgaagcAGAGCCACGAATTTCATTAGCAGAGGCATTTGAAAAGTTCTCTAAAGGTGCTTTACCATTTGGACCATACTGGAATCATGTGTTGGGTTATTGGAAAGCAAGTATAGAATGGCCTGAAAGAGTATTCTTTCTTAGATATGAAGACTTGAAGAAAGAGCCTTGCTTCCATACAAAGAGATTAGCAAAATTCTTGGGGCAGCCTTTCACCACAGACAAAGAAGGTGAAAGCCTGGTGAGTAAAGTGGTAGAGTTCTGTAGTTTTAAGAATCTGAGCAATTTGGATGTGAATAAAACAGGATCACACTCGGTGGTCGGGTTTCGGGTCATAGAAAACAAGACCTTTTTCAGGGAAGGTCAGGTTGGTGATTCCCAAAACTATCTTGAAAGAGAAATGATGGATCATTTGGATCAAGTTACTGAAGAAAGTTTTaagaaatttcatttgaagGCGTTTTCCTCTGAGGATGATGAGAAGTCAGAGGTGTCTACTGCCATGTGA
- the LOC113763744 gene encoding protein ALP1-like, whose translation MPRLRRRALKGLQKDPSRSTSTAESACGENDLQLCITNYCRDNLTPFHGMNLADHSDDELIFLAFLLLGLALFDPLLHIPRRRYRDSALSRQQWVIELINGHRDRIFENLRMDVPLFLHLCNLLVEQNYWQQHPTLRVGIHESKAIALVCLSHNECHRLLSEHFKHSPETVDQLVRRCLRALVRLGRDIIRPRNYNETHPRILNSEMFYPWFKDCVGAIGGTHISAWFTAENRTITRKRRRDLSQHVLAACDHDMRFVYVQCDWEGSAQDARVLQEALVAPESNFPMPPVDKYFLVDATYTNMPGFIAPFRPARGTVQARATKSLFNRRQASLRSVIERSFDVLKMRFPILKGPMQNYLIATQNNIVFACCALHNFMREKVSNDDYFAAGAAAGAIEIEDAYEDGYQVPGLQQINMSQQNMAEWNEVRRAMADHMYLHRHY comes from the exons ATGCCCCGACTAAGGAGGCGTGCTTTGAAGG GGTTGCAAAAAGACCCTTCACGCAGTACTTCTACTGCCGAATCAGCTTGTGGAGAAAATGATTTGCAGCTGTGTATTACTAATTACTGCAGGGATAATCTCACACCTTTCCATGGCATGAACTTGGCGGACCACTCCGACGATGAGTTGATTTTCTTAGCATTTTTGCTATTAGGATTAGCTCTGTTTGACCCACTGCTGCACATTCCAAGACGAAGGTATCGCGATAGCGCATTATCTAGGCAACAATGGGTAATCGAGCTTATAAACGGGCATCGGGACAGGATCTTCGAGAACTTGCGCATGGATGTTCCCCTGTTCTTGCACCTGTGTAATTTGTTGGTCGAACAGAATTATTGGCAGCAGCACCCCACACTGAGGGTGGGAATTCACGAGTCAAAGGCTATTGCACTGGTATGCCTTAGCCACAATGAATGCCATCGGCTTCTATCTGAACACTTTAAACATTCCCCGGAGACAGTTGATCAACTTGTGAGGCGTTGCCTTAGAGCATTGGTGCGGCTAGGACGAGATATAATCAGACCAAGGAATTACAATGAAACTCATCCACGGATTCTGAACAGCGAGATGTTTTATCCCTGGTTCAAG GATTGTGTTGGGGCAATAGGCGGAACTCACATCTCAGCCTGGTTCACTGCTGAGAACCGGACCATTACCCGGAAGAGGAGGAGAGACTTATCTCAGCATGTGTTAGCTGCCTGTGATCATGATATGAGATTTGTCTATGTCCAATGTGATTGGGAAGGCAGTGCACAAGATGCACGGGTGCTACAAGAGGCTTTGGTTGCTCCAGAGTCTAACTTTCCCATGCCACCAGTGG ATAAATATTTCCTAGTTGACGCCACATATACCAATATGCCTGGGTTTATAGCACCATTTAGGCCTGCCCGGGGGACAGTACAAGCGCGTGCAACTAAATCCCTTTTCAATCGCCGCCAAGCATCACTTAGAAGCGTGATTGAACGCTCTTTCGATGTCCTGAAAATGCGATTTCCAATACTCAAAGGTCCAATGCAGAATTATCTCATTGCCACTCAAAACAACATTGTCTTTGCTTGTTGTGCTCTCCACAACTTCATGAGGGAGAAAGTGTCGAATGACGACTATTTTGCCGCTGGGGCTGCTGCCGGAGCAATCGAAATCGAAGATGCTTATGAAGATGGTTACCAAGTCCCAGGGTTACAGCAAATTAATATGTCGCAACAAAACATGGCTGAGTGGAATGAGGTGCGTCGGGCAATGGCCGACCATATGTACCTTCATCGACATTACTAA